One genomic region from Syngnathus typhle isolate RoL2023-S1 ecotype Sweden linkage group LG17, RoL_Styp_1.0, whole genome shotgun sequence encodes:
- the LOC133170055 gene encoding uncharacterized protein LOC133170055: protein MLTESRKRQHSGGDESGHLVPQAKRPNQAHPLSPELGRDAWDSEWSNSSSSLSSPEHASGSSSGSRCAAGPCSPLSSGESCDSAASYLLINRILREAHFQSLLSRCQTRETQL, encoded by the exons ATGTTGACTGAAAGCAG GAAAAGGCAACACAGTGGTGGTGATGAGAGTGGCCACCTGGTTCCTCAAGCCAAAAGGCCGAACCAAGCTCACCCGCTTTCCCCCGAGCTGGGACGAGATGCCTGGGACTCggag TGGTCCAACAGCTCCAGCAGCCTCAGCAGCCCAGAGCACGCATCTGGCAGCTCCAGCGGTAGCCGCTGCGCCGCGGGCCCTTGCAGCCCCCTCAGCTCCGGCGAATCATGCGACTCGGCCGCCTCTTATCTGCTTATCAACCGCATTCTGAGGGAGGCGCACTTCCAGAGCTTGCTCAGCCGCTGCCAAACGCGAGAGACGCAGCTGTGA